GGTGCAGCAGAGATCTTACTTAAAAAACATGCAGATCTTGATGCTGTTATCTGTCTTGGATGTGTGATACAGGGTGATACCAAACACTTTGATTTTATCTGTGATGCAGTAGCTAACGGCGTAACACAAGTAGGAATTAAATATAGCAAACCAGTTATTTTTGGTGTCCTGACAACCAACGATCTTCAGCAGGCATTAGACAGATCTGGTGGCAAACATGGTAATAAAGGAGATGAAGCAGCTATTACAGCAATAAAAATGGCTCATTTATTGGCAACAGCTTAATATCTGAATTGTTTTATTTTCTGGAATAGTGTAGATTAGCAGAAGAAAATAATATCTACGCTCATGAAAAAGATAGCTATAGTATTGCTTGGAGTATTCTTTGCGATAACAGTTTTAGAGTCTTGCTCTAACCGTATCTGCCCGGCATACAGTTCGTATCCGAAAGGCAGCAGGAGAAAGTAAGCTTGACATAATTTAAAAATACAAATTTGATGGAGTGGAAGAACATTACTGATCTGAATCAGATCAGTGACATAAAAACGCAGGCGGGTTATAGTTTAATTTTCAAACACAGCACCCGTTGTTCAGTGAGTATGATGGCAAAAAAAAGATTTGAACTTGACTGGGAGGTTATCCCGTCAGATACAAATCTGTATTTCCTTGACCTGATCAGCCACCGTGCAATTTCTGCACAGATAGCTGAAACATTTCAGGTTCATCATGAATCCCCTCAGATCTTATTAATCAAGGATGGTGATTGTGTGCTGGATGCCTCTCATAGTGACATCTCAGCAGACGAAGTAGCCGAACTGATTAATAATTAAAAGAAATTGTTTTCTTTAAATCAGGGTGAAGACTGTAAAATACCGGGCAGGTATTTGCAGACCTTTCGATAATCTTTTTCTCTTTTTCAGAATAATTATTTGCAGGAAACTGGAAGACAGCGATAATTTCCGCTACTCTTCTGGGGCCTTCTGCCATAACTTTGGTGATTTCACAGGTTGTTCCATCAATATTAAAGCCATGCTCAGCAGCGGCGATCCCTACAATAGTGACCATACAGTTCCCTAAAGAAGTAGCCAGCAAATCTGTAGGTGAAAATGCTTCTCCCTTGCCTTTATTATCTACTGGTGCATCTGTAATAATTTCATTTCCTGAGCGTAAGTGAACAGAGCTGGTTCTAAGCCCTCCGGTATAAGTTATTTTTGAAGTTGCCATATTGTTGAGGCCGGTTTCTAAGAGCCGGTTTACAAGATTAGCATAAATAATTTACGAAATCAATAATCCCGCCCTCCCGATTCTGCAATGTTTGTCATATTTCAATAGTATTTAAGCATAACATTACACCATACATACATTTCATGTTTATAACAATTCAAACCTATTGCTTAACTTTGCTTCATGATCGAACTTCCGGTTGTTTCAGCAAACACAGTACAACGTAAACCAGACTGGCTTAGAGTTAAGCTTCCTGTAGGTAAAGAGTATGCACAAGTGCGCAGCCTTGTAGATACCCATAAATTACACACCATTTGTGAAAGTGGAAATTGCCCGAATATGGGTGAGTGCTGGGGTGCCGGTACAGCAACATTCATGATCCTGGGTAATATCTGTACCCGCTCCTGCTCATTCTGTGCAGTTGCAACAGGCAGACCAAAAGCTGTGGATACTGATGAGCCAAACCGTGTAGCCAATTCAGTTAAGTTAATGCAGGTAAAACATTGCGTAATTACTTCGGTTGACCGTGATGATTTAAAAGATGGCGGATCTATTATCTGGGCAGAAACATTACAGGCTATCCGCAGAGAAAGTCCTTCAACTACATTAGAAACACTTATTCCGGACTTCAGAGGTATCTGGGATAACCTTTACCGTGTTCTGGAAGAACGCCCTGAAGTGATGTCACATAATATCGAAACAGTACGCCGTTTAACCAAACAAGTACGTGTTCAGGCTAAATATGACAGAAGTCTGGAATGTCTGAAAAGAATATCAGAATTTGGTTTGAGAACCAAAACAGGTATTATGCTTGGACTGGGAGAAACTGAAGACGACGTACTGGAAGCTATGGATGACCTGGTTGCAAATGGCGTTCATATTCTGACTTTAGGCCAGTACTTACAGCCAACACGTAACCATCACCC
This portion of the Pedobacter lusitanus genome encodes:
- the ribH gene encoding 6,7-dimethyl-8-ribityllumazine synthase, with protein sequence MATQLKNLSDFSHTTVPDGAAYKIAIAVAEWNADVTGSLYKGALETLLKHGVKEENITSIAVPGSFELTGAAEILLKKHADLDAVICLGCVIQGDTKHFDFICDAVANGVTQVGIKYSKPVIFGVLTTNDLQQALDRSGGKHGNKGDEAAITAIKMAHLLATA
- the ytxJ gene encoding bacillithiol system redox-active protein YtxJ, with protein sequence MEWKNITDLNQISDIKTQAGYSLIFKHSTRCSVSMMAKKRFELDWEVIPSDTNLYFLDLISHRAISAQIAETFQVHHESPQILLIKDGDCVLDASHSDISADEVAELINN
- a CDS encoding OsmC family protein gives rise to the protein MATSKITYTGGLRTSSVHLRSGNEIITDAPVDNKGKGEAFSPTDLLATSLGNCMVTIVGIAAAEHGFNIDGTTCEITKVMAEGPRRVAEIIAVFQFPANNYSEKEKKIIERSANTCPVFYSLHPDLKKTISFNY
- the lipA gene encoding lipoyl synthase: MIELPVVSANTVQRKPDWLRVKLPVGKEYAQVRSLVDTHKLHTICESGNCPNMGECWGAGTATFMILGNICTRSCSFCAVATGRPKAVDTDEPNRVANSVKLMQVKHCVITSVDRDDLKDGGSIIWAETLQAIRRESPSTTLETLIPDFRGIWDNLYRVLEERPEVMSHNIETVRRLTKQVRVQAKYDRSLECLKRISEFGLRTKTGIMLGLGETEDDVLEAMDDLVANGVHILTLGQYLQPTRNHHPVVDWIHPDQFAKYKEIGMAKGLRYVESGPLVRSSYHAEKHLFDF